The Erwinia sp. SLM-02 genome includes the window GCGCCCGGCAATGCGCCAGGGCAGCGAGGATGACGGCTTCGGTCGCGGCGGTTGAGCACCGTTGATCAGGGGGGTGGTTTCGCTACTCATGGCTCACCTGTTAATGTTCGCTCAGCCAGACGCTGTAGGCGTTTTCCGGCATCTGTTTAAAGGGACGGAAACCAATACCGTGGACGTAGCTGGCGGCGGCAATCTGGTCTTCCGGCTCGTACAGCGGGATCGCCACCGCGCGGTCGATAATCGCCAGCTGCTGCAGCTGCGCGTAGAAGCCACGGCGGGCCGGCACATCGGCGGTCGCGGACGCGCCATTCAGCAGCGGCAGGATCGCCGGGTCTGAAGTGCGGCTGTAGTTGATTGCGCCGCCGGCATTGACCGGCAGGTAGTGGTTTTCAATATCGATGCCGTCGGTTTCGGTATTGGAGTTGGCGATCGAGCCAAACTGGCCGCTGTTGCGCAGCTCGGTATAGGTACCGGAGTCGACGTAGCGCAGCTTCAGCTCGACGCCCAGACGCTGACGAGCCTGTGCCTGAATCGCCTGCAGCAGCACATCGCGCTGGTCGCGCACCGTCGCCTGCGCCTGGATGATTTCAATGCTCAGGCGCTTGCCGTCCTTCGTGCGGAAACCGTCGGCATCACGCGCCGTCCAGCCCGCTTCGTCCAGAAGCTTGTTGCCCAGCTCCGGATTATTGCCGTATTTACCCTCAACGCCGTTGGTGTACAGCGGATCGACCGGGGAAGTGATGCCCCAGGCGCGGGTGCGTTCGCCGCGATAGATCGATTGCAGGATCGGCGCCACGTCCAGCCCCTGTAACAGTGCCTGGCGCACCTTAAGTTCCTGCGTCGGGCCGTATTCCACGTTGAGGAACAGTGAATAAGGCGTACCGGTATTCAGCGCGTGCTGATAGGTGAAGTCCGAATTGTTTTTAAATTCACCGGCATCGTTACCGGAAACGCCTTCAATCGCGTCAACCTGTCCGGAAAGCAGGGCGCCCACGCGCACCGAAGACTCCGGCAGGAAGCGATAGGTCACACCGTCCAGATACGCCGGACCCTGATGCGCGGCGTCCGCCGGTGCCCAGTTGTATTCCGGGTTTTTCACAAACACGATCTGCTGGCCTTTTTCATAGCGCTGCAGGATAAACGGCCCGGTTCCGGCCACGGAAGCCCCGCCCGCTTTCAGGTCCGGCGACTGCCAGGATTTCGGTGAAATCAGCTTCAGGCCGGCGGCGAAGGCGAGGAACGGCGAGTAAACCGCCTTCAGATTCAGCACCACGGTCCGCTCGTCCGGGGTTTCAATGCTGTCGATATGGCGGCTCAGGGCGCAAAGGCTGGATCCCGCGCAGTAGGCCGGATCCTGAATCTGGCGGAAGTTCTGCGCCACCGCGTCCGCATTCAGCTTCGCGCCGTCGGAGAACTTCACGTCCGGGCGCAGGGTGAAGATAATCCGCTTGCCGTCCTGCTCCACGCGGTAGCTTTCCGCCAGCCACGGAACGAAGCTGCCGTCGGCCTTACGCGCCAGCAGTGATTCATAGGCCACGCGCAGGATCAGTTCGGCTTTTGACTGGCCGTTAAGCTGCGGGTTTAACGGTTTGGGTTCGGTTTCCACGCCCCAGGTCAGGGTGCCGCCGGAACGAGGTTCGGTGGCAGCAAAGGCGGAAGCGACGGATAAAGCCAGCAAAGAAACCGTAGCCATCATGGCCACTTTATTATTTAAGCGCATAGTTTTCCCGGAAAGGTAATAAAGATGACTAGGCAGTCAGTGAGTTTTCAATAAAGTCGTGAAGGTGTTCTTTAATTTTTACCTGCTGATAGCGCTGCTGATCGAGGACGCGGGTTAAATAAACCAGCTCCACGCCCAGCGGATTTACCGCCCGATGAAACGGCTGGTAGCCACGGCGTAAATAGAGCTGTGACAGCCACGGATGTTTAATGGCCGTCGCCAGATAAACCGCCGGGGATTTCAGCGTATCGCGCAGGAAGCTCTCCTCAACATAGCGAATAATCCGGCTGCCGAAGCCCTGGCCTTTACATGCCGGATCGACGGCAAACCAGTGCAGAAAGGGCCACGGCGACACCGGCTTACTGTCGACAGCCCACGGGAAACGTACCGTCAGCGTGGCAATCAGACGGCCGTCGTTTTCCAGCACGAAGGTGGATTCGCTGGCGATGACCGCGCGCACATCCTCCACGCTGGAGCGGGTAATAGTGAAGTGGATCCCCTGCGGAATAAGCGGCGCATAGGCGCGCTGTAATAATCCGTGCAGTAATTCTGCTTCTTCCGCTTTTGCTAAACGAATACGTTCAGTCATGAGTGCCGCCGCC containing:
- a CDS encoding ABC transporter substrate-binding protein, encoding MMATVSLLALSVASAFAATEPRSGGTLTWGVETEPKPLNPQLNGQSKAELILRVAYESLLARKADGSFVPWLAESYRVEQDGKRIIFTLRPDVKFSDGAKLNADAVAQNFRQIQDPAYCAGSSLCALSRHIDSIETPDERTVVLNLKAVYSPFLAFAAGLKLISPKSWQSPDLKAGGASVAGTGPFILQRYEKGQQIVFVKNPEYNWAPADAAHQGPAYLDGVTYRFLPESSVRVGALLSGQVDAIEGVSGNDAGEFKNNSDFTYQHALNTGTPYSLFLNVEYGPTQELKVRQALLQGLDVAPILQSIYRGERTRAWGITSPVDPLYTNGVEGKYGNNPELGNKLLDEAGWTARDADGFRTKDGKRLSIEIIQAQATVRDQRDVLLQAIQAQARQRLGVELKLRYVDSGTYTELRNSGQFGSIANSNTETDGIDIENHYLPVNAGGAINYSRTSDPAILPLLNGASATADVPARRGFYAQLQQLAIIDRAVAIPLYEPEDQIAAASYVHGIGFRPFKQMPENAYSVWLSEH
- a CDS encoding GNAT family N-acetyltransferase; translated protein: MTERIRLAKAEEAELLHGLLQRAYAPLIPQGIHFTITRSSVEDVRAVIASESTFVLENDGRLIATLTVRFPWAVDSKPVSPWPFLHWFAVDPACKGQGFGSRIIRYVEESFLRDTLKSPAVYLATAIKHPWLSQLYLRRGYQPFHRAVNPLGVELVYLTRVLDQQRYQQVKIKEHLHDFIENSLTA